One genomic segment of Micromonospora sp. WMMC415 includes these proteins:
- a CDS encoding thiamine pyrophosphate-binding protein, whose protein sequence is MNVDQPDLRPPTHQLDPDAAVREFLDCGITHVVTVPDYVMLSVYRALEANPAHPQLIYTCTEDEAVTMAAGLHIGGARPMVMMQNQGLYASLNAIRAVGIDARLPLFMMIGQFGREYANLGRPPQESARPLVRNCERILDALDIPYFPCERPEDVGNLSKAYRLSHERQWPSAALVGTYTAWPGSATSDHNGAGGTPDTAQVHDAKR, encoded by the coding sequence ATGAATGTAGACCAGCCGGACCTGCGTCCGCCGACGCATCAGCTCGACCCGGACGCAGCGGTCCGCGAATTTCTCGACTGCGGCATCACCCACGTGGTCACCGTCCCCGACTACGTGATGCTGTCGGTCTACCGCGCGTTGGAGGCGAACCCGGCGCACCCGCAGCTGATCTACACGTGCACCGAGGACGAAGCCGTGACGATGGCGGCCGGGCTGCACATCGGCGGAGCACGCCCGATGGTCATGATGCAGAACCAAGGTCTCTACGCCTCGCTCAACGCGATCCGTGCCGTGGGTATCGACGCGCGCCTGCCGCTGTTCATGATGATCGGGCAGTTCGGGCGGGAGTACGCCAACCTCGGCAGGCCGCCGCAGGAGTCCGCGCGACCGCTGGTCCGCAACTGCGAGCGCATCCTCGACGCCCTCGACATCCCGTACTTCCCGTGCGAGCGACCGGAGGACGTCGGCAACCTGAGCAAGGCGTACCGACTGTCGCACGAGCGGCAGTGGCCCTCCGCGGCATTGGTCGGCACCTACACCGCCTGGCCCGGCAGTGCGACGAGCGATCACAACGGCGCGGGCGGTACGCCTGACACGGCACAAGTCCACGACGCGAAGCGCTGA